Proteins encoded in a region of the Streptomyces akebiae genome:
- a CDS encoding Gfo/Idh/MocA family protein, whose translation MRIGLLGTGPWAEMTYAPALSAHQELDFAGVWGRRPEAAKELADRHGGLPVYEDVDALFADVDAVAVALPPSVQAPIAVRAARAGCHLLLDKPLSTDVEQGRAVVRAVEETGVASVVFFTARFQTAIDAWITEQAAHGGWFTGRAEWFGSLFDDESDSPFADSPWRREKGGLWDVGPHALSVLLPVLGDVAKVAAAVRGPKDTVHLVLLHTGGASSTLTLSLTAPPAASGATVELRGRTGTTVLPTTDEGAVPALVRAGYALLAAARSGRPHPCDAAFALRVTELLATAEGQLTG comes from the coding sequence ATGCGTATCGGACTGCTCGGAACCGGGCCGTGGGCCGAGATGACCTACGCCCCCGCGCTGAGCGCGCACCAGGAGCTGGACTTCGCGGGGGTGTGGGGCAGGCGCCCGGAGGCGGCCAAGGAACTGGCCGACCGGCACGGCGGGCTGCCCGTGTACGAGGACGTCGACGCCCTGTTCGCGGACGTGGACGCGGTCGCCGTGGCCCTGCCGCCCTCCGTCCAGGCACCGATCGCGGTGCGCGCGGCCCGGGCGGGCTGTCATCTGCTGCTCGACAAGCCGCTCTCGACGGATGTCGAGCAGGGGCGGGCCGTCGTCCGGGCGGTCGAGGAGACCGGGGTCGCCTCGGTCGTCTTCTTCACCGCCCGGTTCCAGACCGCGATCGACGCGTGGATCACCGAACAGGCCGCCCATGGGGGCTGGTTCACGGGCCGCGCGGAGTGGTTCGGGTCGCTGTTCGACGACGAGAGCGACAGTCCCTTCGCGGACTCTCCCTGGCGGCGGGAGAAGGGCGGCCTGTGGGATGTCGGCCCGCACGCCCTGTCCGTGCTGCTGCCGGTCCTCGGGGACGTGGCGAAGGTGGCCGCCGCCGTGCGCGGGCCCAAGGACACGGTCCACCTGGTCCTTCTGCACACCGGCGGGGCGTCCAGCACCCTCACCCTCAGCCTCACCGCCCCGCCCGCGGCCTCCGGCGCCACGGTCGAGCTGCGCGGCCGGACCGGGACGACCGTCCTGCCCACGACCGACGAAGGGGCCGTACCCGCTCTCGTGCGGGCGGGGTACGCGCTGTTGGCGGCGGCCCGCAGTGGTCGTCCGCATCCGTGCGACGCCGCGTTCGCGCTGCGCGTGACGGAGCTGCTGGCCACCGCGGAAGGGCAGTTGACCGGCTGA
- a CDS encoding alpha/beta fold hydrolase, whose amino-acid sequence MPQLEVDGAALTYDDEGPREGDGVPLVFVHGWTADRHRWDHQVAHFAKKRRVIRLDLRGHGESGGAGVRTIEELARDVLALLDHLEVERFVLVGHSMGGMISQTITLAHPERVERLVLVNSIGRMTYNRGRGLLMAASTRVPFKLFVAANIQRAFAPGYPREEIRAYIRASAATPREVVMTLYGAMRAFDVLDRLGEISTPILLVHGYHDIQLPVAQMLRMAKACQDAEVRILDAGHELPVEKPAELTATLDRFLTGSRV is encoded by the coding sequence ATGCCGCAGCTCGAAGTCGACGGCGCCGCGCTGACGTACGACGACGAGGGCCCCCGTGAGGGCGACGGTGTGCCCCTGGTGTTCGTCCACGGCTGGACCGCCGACCGCCACCGCTGGGACCATCAGGTCGCGCACTTCGCGAAGAAGCGGCGCGTGATCCGCCTCGACCTGCGCGGACACGGCGAGAGCGGCGGCGCCGGGGTCCGCACGATCGAGGAGCTGGCGAGAGACGTGCTCGCGCTCCTCGATCATCTGGAGGTCGAGCGGTTCGTCCTGGTCGGACACTCCATGGGCGGCATGATCTCCCAGACCATCACCCTCGCCCACCCCGAGCGGGTGGAGCGCCTGGTGCTCGTCAACTCCATCGGCCGCATGACCTACAACCGGGGTCGCGGACTGCTGATGGCGGCCTCCACCCGGGTCCCCTTCAAGCTGTTCGTCGCCGCCAACATCCAGCGCGCCTTCGCGCCCGGCTACCCCCGCGAGGAGATCCGCGCGTACATCCGCGCCTCCGCCGCCACCCCGCGCGAGGTCGTGATGACCCTGTACGGCGCCATGCGCGCCTTCGACGTGCTCGACCGCCTCGGCGAGATCAGCACCCCCATTCTCCTCGTCCACGGCTACCACGACATCCAGCTCCCCGTCGCCCAGATGCTCCGCATGGCCAAGGCCTGCCAGGACGCCGAAGTGCGGATCCTGGACGCCGGCCACGAACTCCCCGTGGAGAAGCCGGCGGAGCTGACCGCCACCCTGGACCGCTTCCTCACCGGCTCCCGGGTCTGA